The following proteins are encoded in a genomic region of Longimicrobium sp.:
- a CDS encoding 2-phosphosulfolactate phosphatase, which produces MRLDVLMTPAEAIPAEVAGRTVVVIDVLRASSSIVEAMASGARTIFPVTSIEEAIRLANTLGRDEVLLCGERRRLTIEGFDLGNSPGEFTPERVGGKTLVMTTTNGTASMAAAAGAARVIVGALLNLDAVVEDLVRTGAEPVFLCSAREGRFGLDDAVTAGRMIGALLEAGPDAEWTMNDGARAALALGRAWDGDAAVLFAQTAAGRQLSDVGLEADLAFCAQTNLRDVVPVLQDRSITLNGSA; this is translated from the coding sequence ATGCGGCTGGACGTGTTAATGACCCCCGCCGAGGCCATCCCCGCCGAGGTCGCAGGCCGCACCGTCGTGGTGATCGACGTGCTGCGCGCCTCGTCTTCCATCGTGGAGGCGATGGCGTCGGGTGCGCGCACCATCTTCCCCGTCACCTCCATCGAGGAGGCGATCCGCCTTGCCAACACGCTGGGGCGCGACGAGGTGCTGCTGTGCGGCGAGCGGCGCAGGCTCACCATTGAGGGGTTCGACCTGGGGAACTCGCCCGGCGAGTTCACCCCCGAGCGGGTGGGCGGCAAGACGCTGGTGATGACCACCACCAACGGCACGGCGTCGATGGCGGCCGCGGCGGGGGCGGCGCGGGTGATCGTGGGCGCGCTGCTGAACCTGGACGCGGTGGTGGAGGACCTGGTGCGCACCGGCGCCGAGCCCGTCTTCCTCTGCTCGGCCCGCGAGGGCCGCTTCGGCCTGGACGACGCGGTGACCGCCGGCCGGATGATCGGCGCCCTGCTGGAAGCGGGCCCGGACGCGGAGTGGACGATGAACGACGGTGCCCGCGCGGCCCTGGCCCTGGGCCGCGCCTGGGACGGCGACGCGGCGGTCCTCTTCGCCCAGACCGCCGCCGGCCGCCAGCTCTCCGACGTTGGCCTGGAAGCCGACCTCGCCTTCTGCGCCCAGACCAACCTCCGCGACGTGGTCCCGGTGCTCCAGGATCGCAGCATCACGTTGAACGGAAGTGCGTGA
- a CDS encoding YajQ family cyclic di-GMP-binding protein yields MAKTATFDISSTVDLQEVDNALNQARKEILQRFDFKGSTAEIEFSKKDGTLTLLSDDEYKLQALVDVIQTKLIKRGVPVRNLDYGEVEEAFGGKARQTITLVQGISTEKGKEIVKAIKAAGFKKVSAQIQDEQVRVTSPSIDELQSVIAALKKEDFGIELSFGNFRS; encoded by the coding sequence ATGGCAAAGACGGCCACCTTCGACATCAGCTCGACCGTGGACCTCCAGGAGGTCGACAACGCCCTGAACCAGGCGCGCAAGGAGATCCTGCAGCGCTTCGACTTCAAGGGCTCCACGGCCGAAATCGAGTTCAGCAAAAAGGACGGGACGCTCACCCTCCTCTCCGACGACGAGTACAAGCTGCAGGCGCTGGTGGACGTCATCCAGACCAAGCTGATCAAGCGCGGCGTGCCCGTGCGCAACCTCGACTACGGTGAAGTCGAGGAGGCGTTCGGCGGCAAGGCGCGGCAGACGATCACGCTGGTGCAGGGGATCTCCACCGAAAAGGGGAAGGAGATCGTGAAGGCGATCAAGGCCGCCGGCTTCAAAAAGGTCAGCGCGCAGATCCAGGACGAGCAGGTGCGCGTGACGTCGCCCTCCATCGACGAGTTGCAGTCGGTGATTGCGGCGCTCAAGAAGGAGGACTTCGGGATCGAGCTGTCGTTCGGGAATTTCCGGTCTTGA
- the accB gene encoding acetyl-CoA carboxylase biotin carboxyl carrier protein — protein MIDLDFLRGLISAVDDSGIDSLEIARGGTRIRIHKTPPPAPVSAAAAPAQVVHAAVPAPAPAAAPAAAASAAPAAGGAAQAAAAAGNLVDVKSPMVGTYYRSPAPEAPAYVELGTRVAKGQTLCILEAMKLMNELESDVAGIVREILVENGEPVEYGQVLFRIEPAA, from the coding sequence ATGATCGACCTCGACTTTCTCCGCGGCCTCATCAGCGCGGTGGACGACAGCGGGATCGACTCCCTGGAGATCGCCCGCGGCGGAACCCGCATCCGCATCCACAAGACCCCGCCCCCCGCGCCCGTGAGCGCCGCGGCGGCCCCCGCGCAGGTGGTGCACGCCGCCGTGCCCGCGCCCGCGCCCGCGGCGGCTCCTGCGGCGGCGGCCTCCGCGGCGCCCGCGGCAGGCGGTGCGGCGCAGGCGGCCGCCGCGGCCGGGAACCTGGTGGACGTCAAGAGCCCCATGGTGGGGACGTACTACCGCTCCCCCGCGCCCGAGGCCCCGGCCTACGTGGAGCTGGGCACGCGCGTCGCCAAGGGGCAGACGCTGTGCATCCTGGAGGCGATGAAGCTGATGAACGAGCTGGAGTCCGACGTCGCCGGCATCGTGCGCGAGATCCTGGTGGAGAACGGCGAGCCCGTGGAGTACGGGCAGGTCCTCTTCCGCATCGAGCCGGCGGCCTGA
- the hemL gene encoding glutamate-1-semialdehyde 2,1-aminomutase: protein MSDSVSGGEGKNPARARSAALFARAQDVTPGGVNSPVRAFRGVGGDPFFVERAAGSRLWDADGNEYIDYVLSWGPLILGHAHPAVVAAVCDAAGRGTSYGAPTAGEVELAELVREFFPSMERLRFVSSGTEATMSAVRLARGSTGRDMILKFEGNYHGHGDSFLVKAGSGVATLGLPNSPGVPAELSKLTLTAPYNDLAAVEEAFRAFPGQIACVIVEPVVGNAGFIAPDDDFLPGLRRMTEADGSLLVLDEVMTGFRVALGGAQERFGIRPDLTTLGKVIGAGLPVGAYGGRRDIMDHIAPVGPVYQAGTLSGNPLAMAAGLAQLRILRDENPYPELERRTRRLVDGLLGVGAEMGVPMSGGSLGSMWGVFLAAGPIRSFEDAKASDVALFQRFYHGMLRRGVFFAPSAFEAGFLSTAHTDSDVDETIHRSREALREALA from the coding sequence ATGTCGGATTCGGTTTCGGGGGGCGAGGGCAAGAACCCGGCCCGTGCGCGGTCGGCGGCGCTCTTTGCGCGCGCGCAGGATGTGACGCCGGGCGGGGTCAACTCGCCGGTGCGCGCGTTTCGCGGAGTGGGGGGCGATCCGTTCTTCGTGGAGCGCGCCGCCGGGTCGCGGCTGTGGGACGCGGACGGGAACGAGTACATCGACTACGTGCTGAGCTGGGGTCCGCTGATCCTGGGGCACGCCCACCCCGCCGTCGTCGCCGCCGTGTGCGATGCGGCGGGGCGGGGGACGTCGTACGGCGCGCCCACCGCCGGCGAGGTGGAGCTGGCGGAGCTGGTGCGCGAGTTTTTTCCGTCGATGGAGCGCCTCCGCTTCGTGAGCAGCGGCACGGAGGCGACGATGTCCGCCGTGCGCCTGGCCCGCGGCTCCACGGGCCGCGACATGATCCTGAAGTTCGAGGGGAACTACCACGGCCACGGCGACTCCTTCCTGGTGAAGGCGGGCTCCGGCGTCGCCACGCTCGGCCTCCCCAACTCCCCCGGCGTCCCCGCCGAGCTGTCGAAGCTCACCCTGACCGCGCCCTACAACGACCTCGCGGCCGTGGAGGAGGCATTCCGCGCCTTCCCGGGCCAGATCGCGTGCGTGATCGTGGAGCCGGTGGTGGGGAACGCCGGCTTCATCGCGCCTGACGACGACTTCCTCCCGGGGCTGCGGCGCATGACGGAGGCGGACGGCTCGCTCCTGGTGCTGGACGAGGTGATGACGGGGTTCCGCGTGGCGCTCGGCGGCGCGCAGGAGCGCTTCGGCATCCGCCCCGACCTCACGACGCTGGGGAAGGTGATCGGCGCGGGCCTACCCGTTGGCGCGTACGGAGGGCGGCGCGACATCATGGACCACATCGCGCCCGTGGGCCCCGTGTACCAGGCCGGCACCCTCAGCGGCAACCCGCTGGCGATGGCGGCCGGGCTGGCGCAGCTGCGCATCCTGCGCGACGAGAACCCGTACCCGGAGCTGGAGCGGCGCACGCGGCGGCTGGTGGACGGGCTGCTCGGCGTGGGCGCGGAGATGGGGGTGCCGATGTCGGGCGGGAGCCTGGGCTCGATGTGGGGCGTGTTCCTTGCCGCTGGACCCATCCGCTCGTTCGAAGACGCCAAAGCCAGCGACGTGGCGCTCTTCCAGCGGTTCTACCACGGAATGCTGCGGCGCGGGGTCTTCTTTGCGCCGAGCGCCTTCGAAGCCGGCTTCCTATCTACAGCCCACACCGATTCCGATGTCGACGAGACGATCCACCGTTCCCGCGAGGCGCTCCGTGAAGCCCTGGCATAG
- a CDS encoding type IV pilus twitching motility protein PilT, with amino-acid sequence MAEAVRSAETPPRPAQREFVLREALDELVRRQGSDLHLKVGRPPMLRVQGELVETALATLRPEDLKRCSEQTLNPRQREEFAEKKEIDFAIGVSGLGRFRTNIFHQRGTLGMTFRAIPMEVPGLDTLELPEALQQIALLPRGLVLVTGVTGSGKSTTLAAMIRHLNERRAVNIVTVEDPIEFLHRDTKAIISQREVGTDTHSFHDALRHVLRQDPDVIMLGEIRDRPSMETVLKAADTGHLVMSTLHTTDAAQTIGRIISFFPPHQHAEIRGVLSNALRAIVSLRLIPRADGPGRVPAAEVMVNTAAISQLIRTGDDSQSIPELIADGRVQYGMQTFDQSLLELYRRGAITYEWAMHYASNPSEFALRASGVESGEQETWGGPPASPRSDR; translated from the coding sequence ATGGCCGAAGCGGTCCGCAGCGCGGAAACGCCGCCACGCCCGGCGCAGCGCGAGTTCGTACTTCGCGAAGCGCTGGACGAGCTGGTGCGGCGCCAGGGCTCCGACCTGCACCTCAAGGTCGGCCGCCCGCCCATGCTGCGCGTGCAGGGCGAGCTGGTGGAGACGGCGCTCGCCACGCTGCGTCCGGAGGACCTCAAGCGCTGCTCCGAGCAGACGCTCAACCCCCGCCAGCGCGAAGAGTTCGCCGAGAAGAAGGAGATCGACTTCGCCATCGGCGTGAGCGGGCTGGGGCGCTTCCGCACCAACATCTTCCACCAGCGCGGCACGCTGGGGATGACCTTTCGCGCCATCCCCATGGAAGTGCCGGGGCTGGACACGCTGGAGCTGCCGGAGGCGCTGCAGCAGATCGCCCTCCTCCCCCGCGGGCTGGTGCTGGTGACGGGGGTGACGGGGAGCGGCAAGAGCACCACGCTGGCCGCCATGATCCGCCACCTCAACGAGCGGCGCGCGGTCAACATCGTCACGGTGGAGGACCCCATCGAGTTCCTCCATCGCGACACGAAGGCCATCATCAGCCAGCGCGAGGTGGGGACGGACACGCACTCCTTCCACGACGCGCTGCGCCACGTGCTGCGGCAGGACCCGGACGTCATCATGCTCGGCGAGATCCGCGACCGCCCGTCGATGGAGACGGTGCTCAAGGCGGCGGACACCGGGCACCTGGTGATGAGCACCCTCCACACGACGGACGCGGCGCAGACCATCGGCCGCATCATCTCGTTCTTCCCGCCGCACCAGCACGCGGAGATCCGCGGGGTGCTGTCCAACGCCCTGCGCGCCATCGTGTCGCTGCGGCTGATCCCGCGCGCGGACGGGCCGGGGCGCGTCCCCGCCGCCGAGGTGATGGTGAACACCGCCGCCATCTCGCAGCTCATCCGCACGGGCGACGATTCGCAGAGCATCCCCGAGCTGATCGCGGACGGCCGCGTGCAGTACGGGATGCAGACGTTCGACCAGAGCCTGCTCGAGCTGTACCGCCGCGGCGCCATCACGTACGAGTGGGCGATGCACTACGCGTCCAACCCTTCGGAGTTCGCGCTGCGCGCCTCCGGGGTGGAGAGCGGCGAGCAGGAAACCTGGGGCGGGCCGCCGGCCTCCCCCCGTTCCGACCGATAA
- a CDS encoding DNA translocase FtsK: MQLSLDDRQRRELWGLGLLALALLLALSLIPVGLFGATGMRLFPTGNVVGVAGSWLARSTLGFLGVGAVALPVLAGLWGLVAFDKLEAPSALRWSVLATGLMLLVPATAAVAIGRVAQPPLLAGWTGAAAGWGMASLIGTVGASLVLFFAFAGLCVATLKWNPLRTAVGGGRLAWGHARTLATSIPTPTLRLPDPRLLIPSRGARMPDTEQEIDGAELEEEYADFLPEDAFASYDDEEATVLDHPVAVAPPTKAPAARAKAAAKPVARSTAAEQTELIPQDAGDPTAGDLPASDLLTAAPFRDDQRNRQELDKLGKVLIDKLATFKIEGEIVGMTTGPVVTQFEVSPAPGVKVARIANLEADLALALKAPSVRIVAPIPGKGAVGVEVPNPTPEMVFFREVVESQQFRASKAALPLALGKDIAGRPMVADLAKMPHLLIAGATGSGKSVCVNTIITSLIYRHSPQSLRFLMVDPKMVELSMYNDLPHLRHPVVTDNNDAAAVLKWAVLEMERRYELLSVNGVRNLQDFNKRVESGVVIRSPEADGEEGDPDRWLYKSGALPYIVVIIDELADLMMTVQGDVEKPLALLAQKARAIGIHLILATQRPSVNVITGLIKANFPSRIAFRVSSKVDSRTILDGNGADALLGNGDMLMLPPGSSELIRIQGAYLSTEETEEVMKWYREQARIRREEALAAGLELAEGTGEANILDVVRASEDTGELEPEEAVGERDKLFREAAELCIQHQGGSTSLLQRRLRIGYGRAARIIDQLHFAGVLGPPDGSKPRDVLVDFTQIDSICGG; the protein is encoded by the coding sequence ATGCAGTTATCCCTCGACGACCGGCAGCGGCGCGAGCTGTGGGGGCTCGGACTTCTGGCCCTCGCGCTCCTGCTCGCGCTTTCATTGATCCCGGTCGGCCTGTTCGGCGCGACCGGAATGCGGCTCTTTCCCACCGGCAACGTGGTCGGCGTGGCGGGAAGCTGGCTCGCGCGCAGCACCCTCGGCTTCCTGGGCGTCGGGGCGGTCGCGCTGCCGGTGCTCGCGGGACTGTGGGGGCTGGTCGCGTTCGACAAGCTGGAGGCGCCCTCCGCACTGCGCTGGAGCGTGCTGGCGACGGGGCTGATGCTGCTGGTGCCCGCCACCGCCGCCGTCGCAATCGGACGCGTGGCGCAGCCGCCGCTGCTGGCCGGGTGGACCGGCGCCGCGGCGGGGTGGGGAATGGCGTCGCTGATCGGGACGGTGGGCGCGTCGCTCGTACTCTTCTTCGCCTTCGCCGGGCTGTGCGTGGCGACGCTCAAGTGGAACCCGCTGCGCACCGCGGTCGGCGGCGGGCGGCTGGCATGGGGGCACGCGCGCACCCTCGCCACCTCCATCCCAACGCCCACGCTGCGCCTCCCCGATCCGCGCCTCCTCATCCCCTCGCGCGGCGCCCGCATGCCGGACACGGAGCAGGAGATCGACGGGGCTGAGCTGGAGGAGGAGTACGCCGACTTCCTTCCCGAGGACGCCTTCGCCAGCTACGACGACGAGGAGGCGACGGTGCTCGACCACCCCGTCGCCGTGGCGCCGCCCACGAAGGCGCCCGCCGCGAGGGCCAAAGCCGCCGCCAAGCCGGTCGCCCGGTCCACCGCGGCCGAGCAGACGGAGCTGATCCCCCAGGACGCAGGCGATCCCACGGCCGGCGATCTTCCGGCGTCCGACCTGCTCACCGCCGCACCCTTCCGCGACGACCAGCGCAACCGGCAGGAGCTGGACAAGCTGGGAAAGGTGCTGATCGACAAGCTCGCAACCTTTAAGATCGAGGGCGAGATCGTCGGGATGACGACCGGGCCCGTGGTCACGCAGTTCGAGGTCTCGCCCGCGCCTGGCGTTAAAGTGGCGCGCATCGCGAACCTGGAGGCGGACCTGGCGCTGGCGCTCAAGGCGCCATCGGTGCGCATCGTAGCGCCCATCCCAGGCAAGGGCGCCGTCGGCGTGGAGGTGCCCAATCCGACGCCGGAGATGGTGTTCTTTCGCGAAGTGGTGGAGAGCCAGCAGTTCCGCGCGAGCAAGGCGGCGCTCCCGCTGGCGCTGGGCAAGGACATCGCCGGGCGGCCGATGGTGGCGGACCTGGCGAAGATGCCGCACCTCCTGATCGCGGGCGCCACGGGCTCCGGCAAGTCGGTGTGCGTCAACACCATCATCACCTCGCTGATCTACCGCCACTCGCCGCAGTCGCTCCGGTTCCTGATGGTGGACCCGAAGATGGTGGAGCTCAGCATGTACAACGACCTCCCCCACCTGCGGCACCCCGTCGTCACGGACAACAACGATGCCGCGGCGGTCCTCAAGTGGGCGGTGCTGGAGATGGAGCGCCGCTACGAGCTCCTCTCGGTGAACGGCGTCCGCAACCTGCAGGACTTCAACAAGCGCGTGGAGAGCGGCGTCGTCATCCGCTCCCCCGAGGCCGACGGGGAGGAGGGTGATCCCGACCGGTGGCTCTACAAGAGCGGCGCGCTCCCGTACATCGTCGTCATCATCGACGAGCTGGCCGACCTGATGATGACGGTGCAGGGCGACGTGGAGAAGCCGCTGGCGCTGCTGGCGCAGAAGGCTCGCGCCATCGGCATCCACCTGATCCTGGCGACGCAGCGTCCCTCGGTGAACGTCATCACGGGGCTGATCAAGGCCAACTTCCCCAGCCGCATCGCCTTCCGCGTCTCGTCCAAAGTGGACAGCCGCACCATCCTGGACGGCAACGGCGCCGACGCACTGCTGGGCAACGGCGACATGTTGATGCTGCCGCCGGGGAGCAGCGAGCTGATCCGCATCCAGGGTGCGTACCTATCGACGGAGGAGACGGAAGAGGTGATGAAGTGGTACCGCGAGCAGGCGCGCATCCGCCGCGAGGAGGCGCTCGCCGCGGGCCTGGAGCTCGCCGAGGGCACGGGCGAGGCGAACATCCTGGACGTCGTGCGCGCCTCCGAGGACACGGGCGAGCTGGAGCCGGAGGAGGCGGTGGGGGAGCGCGACAAGCTCTTCCGCGAAGCCGCCGAGCTGTGCATCCAGCACCAGGGCGGCTCCACGTCGCTGCTGCAGCGCCGCCTGCGCATCGGCTATGGCCGCGCCGCGCGCATCATCGACCAGCTCCACTTCGCCGGCGTCCTCGGCCCCCCGGACGGCTCCAAGCCGCGCGACGTGCTCGTCGACTTCACGCAGATCGATTCGATCTGCGGTGGATAG
- the lolA gene encoding outer membrane lipoprotein chaperone LolA — MIRSASFGVLLVALAACGGQESSADSPAQGVAPQRPRAETPAVAEAPVAGADTAAASIGGGTAQSGGAVTQPGAPSAAPAQAGTAPAAQPGAKPAAGQTAASTDDATEILRRTEQRADAIRTLEADFVQSLRVPLLNQNQNSAGKLYQRKPDRFLMRFTQPAGDVMVADGRYFWLYYPSTDRTQVIRTSIAKGGGAVDLQRQFIGNAAARFVATLNRSEVVDGHDSHALTLVPRQASPYKVLRIWVDKDDYTVRRFEMTEENESVRRVELRNIRVNGTIPDNLFSFTPPQGTQVFEQ, encoded by the coding sequence ATGATTCGTTCGGCTTCCTTTGGAGTGCTGCTGGTGGCGCTGGCGGCATGCGGCGGGCAGGAGAGCTCCGCCGATTCGCCCGCGCAGGGCGTGGCGCCGCAGCGTCCGCGTGCGGAGACGCCAGCCGTCGCGGAGGCACCGGTAGCCGGCGCGGATACGGCGGCGGCTTCCATCGGCGGGGGCACGGCCCAGAGCGGCGGTGCGGTGACTCAGCCCGGTGCACCGTCGGCGGCTCCCGCGCAGGCCGGCACTGCTCCGGCTGCGCAGCCGGGCGCCAAGCCGGCCGCCGGCCAGACCGCCGCGAGCACGGACGACGCGACGGAGATCCTGCGTCGTACCGAGCAGCGCGCGGACGCGATCCGCACGCTGGAGGCGGACTTCGTGCAGAGCCTGCGCGTGCCGCTCCTCAACCAGAACCAGAACAGCGCGGGCAAGCTGTACCAGCGCAAGCCGGACCGCTTCCTGATGCGCTTCACCCAGCCCGCCGGCGACGTGATGGTGGCGGACGGGCGCTACTTCTGGCTCTACTACCCGAGCACCGACCGCACGCAGGTGATCCGCACCAGCATCGCCAAGGGCGGCGGCGCGGTGGACCTCCAGCGGCAGTTCATCGGCAACGCGGCCGCGCGCTTCGTCGCCACGCTGAACCGCAGCGAGGTGGTGGACGGGCACGACAGCCACGCGCTTACGCTCGTCCCGCGGCAGGCGTCGCCGTACAAGGTGCTGCGCATCTGGGTGGACAAGGACGACTACACCGTCCGCCGCTTCGAGATGACCGAGGAAAACGAGTCGGTGCGCCGCGTGGAGCTGCGCAACATCCGCGTCAACGGCACGATCCCGGACAACCTGTTCAGCTTCACGCCGCCGCAGGGCACGCAGGTGTTCGAACAGTAA
- the accC gene encoding acetyl-CoA carboxylase biotin carboxylase subunit, whose protein sequence is MFRKVLIANRGEIALRVIRACKELGIRTVAVYSEADRESLHVRFADEDVCIGPPPARESYLNIPRIIAAAEITGADAIHPGYGFLAENAEFSEICERSELTFIGPTPQQIRMMGDKATARRTMREVGVPIVPGTDAIADVDEALAKAEEIGFPVLIKAAAGGGGKGMRVALDADEFARSFTMARNEAAAAFGDDSVYVEKYLARPRHIEFQILGDSHGRVIHLGERDCSIQRRHQKLLEEAPSPALDDDLRARMGEAAVRGAKAIDYVGAGTIEMLLNDDGSFYFMEMNTRIQVEHPVTEVCTGFDLVKEQIRAAAGLPLSIPDYPIQLRGHAIECRINAEDPSRNFAPSPGTISVFHPPGGPGVRIDTHVYAGYRVPPYYDSLLAKLIVHASTREEAIARMRHSLAGFVIEGVHTTIPFLLQVMDHPGFMAGDVDTKFLERWMAERAGA, encoded by the coding sequence GTGTTCCGTAAAGTCCTGATCGCGAACCGCGGCGAGATCGCCCTGCGGGTCATCCGCGCCTGCAAGGAGCTGGGGATCCGCACCGTAGCGGTCTACTCCGAGGCAGACCGCGAGTCGCTGCACGTGCGCTTCGCCGACGAAGACGTGTGCATCGGCCCGCCGCCCGCGCGCGAAAGCTACCTCAACATCCCCCGCATCATCGCCGCGGCGGAGATCACGGGCGCGGACGCAATCCACCCCGGCTACGGCTTCCTGGCCGAGAACGCGGAGTTCAGCGAGATCTGCGAGCGCAGCGAGCTGACCTTCATCGGGCCCACCCCGCAGCAGATCCGCATGATGGGCGACAAGGCCACCGCGCGCCGCACCATGCGCGAGGTGGGCGTCCCCATCGTCCCCGGCACCGACGCCATCGCCGACGTGGACGAGGCGCTGGCGAAGGCGGAGGAGATCGGCTTTCCGGTGCTCATCAAGGCGGCGGCCGGCGGGGGCGGGAAGGGGATGCGCGTGGCGCTGGACGCGGACGAGTTTGCGCGCTCCTTCACCATGGCCAGGAACGAAGCGGCGGCCGCCTTCGGCGACGACTCCGTGTACGTGGAGAAGTACCTGGCCCGCCCGCGCCACATCGAGTTCCAGATCCTGGGCGACAGCCACGGCCGCGTCATCCACCTGGGCGAGCGAGACTGCTCCATCCAGCGCCGCCACCAGAAGCTGCTGGAGGAGGCTCCCTCCCCGGCACTGGACGACGACCTGCGCGCGCGCATGGGCGAGGCGGCGGTGCGCGGGGCCAAGGCGATCGACTACGTGGGCGCGGGGACCATCGAGATGCTGCTGAACGACGACGGGTCGTTCTACTTCATGGAGATGAACACGCGCATCCAGGTGGAGCACCCGGTCACCGAGGTGTGCACGGGGTTCGACCTGGTGAAGGAGCAGATCCGGGCCGCGGCGGGGCTCCCGCTCTCCATTCCGGACTATCCGATCCAGCTGCGCGGCCACGCCATCGAGTGCCGCATCAACGCCGAGGACCCGTCGCGCAACTTCGCGCCGTCGCCGGGCACCATCTCGGTCTTCCACCCGCCGGGCGGCCCGGGCGTGCGCATCGACACGCACGTGTACGCCGGGTACCGGGTGCCGCCGTACTACGACTCGCTCCTGGCGAAGCTGATCGTGCACGCCTCCACGCGCGAAGAGGCGATCGCGCGCATGAGGCACTCGCTGGCCGGCTTCGTGATCGAGGGGGTGCATACCACCATCCCCTTCCTTCTCCAGGTGATGGACCACCCCGGCTTCATGGCCGGCGACGTGGACACCAAGTTCCTGGAGCGTTGGATGGCGGAGCGCGCGGGTGCCTGA